ggcagcggcggggcgttTCTCCTGCAGGGATGGCTCTCTCGGTGCTGGTGATCCTGCTGCTCTCCGTGCTTTATGAAGCCGTCAAGATGGGCAAAGCCGTGCTGCTGCGGCgggcgctgctggctctgccccgcagcctcAGCCGGGAGTCGCTGGCGGAGTCGGAGGAGGGGGGCACCGGCCCCACGCAGGGCAGGTACCGCAGGGTCCCCTCGGGCTTCACGGGGCCACGGCGGGGCTCGGGGACGGCTGTGTGGCCGCTGGGCCGGCGCGGGAGGGGAGAAGGGCTGTAAAGAGGCAGCCGTGGAGGAGCAGGCTCCCAGGGAAGGGGGCTGTGGACAGGCTCAGGAGGTGGCCCCAGGAGCATCCCGGCCTCTCCAGGTGCTTTGGGTGATGCCCAGGGTGTTTTTCAGCTGCCTTCAATAGTCACATTGCCCCGGGAGCCAGCGTGGGTGCAGGAGGGTCCTCGTGGCTCGGGTAGGGGCATGAGCAGCGGCTCAGGCACCCCAGCAAGGCTGGCCCGGGCATCTCCTTCCCAGCACAAGCCATTGGAGCCAAGCCCTGGGTTTTGACTCTTGCATTTAATCCCAGACCGTGCCTGAGGCTGCTCTTCCTGCCAGCCTCTGAGTAACACCCTCCCTGTTCCTTCGGAGAGGGATTTCCCCCTGCGCCGTTTGCAGCCCCCATCCCTCACCCCGCTCTCCAAACCCATCTCTGGCCGCTCCAGGATGctgatggggagggggctgccccagcccctcgctgATGGGGTTTCCCACCTTCGTCCTCAGGTGGTTTCGGTACCACGTCGGCCAGACGCTGTTCCACGTGGTGCAGGTGGTGCTGGGCTACATGGTGATGCTGGCCGTCATGTCCTACAACGCCTGGATCTTCCTCGGGGCCATCGCGGGCTCCACGCTGGGCTATTTCGTGGTGTACCCCCTGCTGGGTCGGGGCTAGGCACCCCCGGGATGGTGGGTGACGTGCTCCACACCTCCTGCGACTTTGTCTGGAATAGCTGCTGTCACTTCTGCTGGGTCTGTCCTCGTCGCCGTGCTGTGCAGGACGCAGCACCCCAGGGGCTCGCCATGGGGACCCTCGGTGCTGCCCCGACGCCGGTGGGGAGGCGCTGGGCAAGGGGAGCCCCCTGGACAGCGCTCTGCCGTGCTGTCACCGTCCTCGGCTGGTGGCTGTCCCCCAGCTCTCAGAGAGCTTCGGCCGGGTGAGGATGGTGGGGGGGTGCCGGGCATTTCCTTCCCCCTGCCATTTTTTGAGGGATTCATCCTGGCTGGAACGGGAATGGTCTGGTGacctgctggggaaggggacgtGTTGGGGACAGGCACCCCCTGCCCAGAGCTGCCCTGCACCAAGCCCCTCTTCACACAGTGCCTTCTGGGGATAAGGGGgtcctgctgccccccccccccccgccccttccccacAGTGCTTCAGGGGTGGGGTCGGAG
This genomic stretch from Opisthocomus hoazin isolate bOpiHoa1 chromosome 19, bOpiHoa1.hap1, whole genome shotgun sequence harbors:
- the SLC31A2 gene encoding protein SLC31A2 isoform X1, which encodes MQMSFYFSDTAVLLFDFWSVHTPAGMALSVLVILLLSVLYEAVKMGKAVLLRRALLALPRSLSRESLAESEEGGTGPTQGRWFRYHVGQTLFHVVQVVLGYMVMLAVMSYNAWIFLGAIAGSTLGYFVVYPLLGRG
- the SLC31A2 gene encoding protein SLC31A2 isoform X2, encoding MSFYFSDTAVLLFDFWSVHTPAGMALSVLVILLLSVLYEAVKMGKAVLLRRALLALPRSLSRESLAESEEGGTGPTQGRWFRYHVGQTLFHVVQVVLGYMVMLAVMSYNAWIFLGAIAGSTLGYFVVYPLLGRG